A genomic stretch from Neomonachus schauinslandi chromosome 14, ASM220157v2, whole genome shotgun sequence includes:
- the SUSD2 gene encoding sushi domain-containing protein 2, giving the protein MMLPLLLWALLLLLATVPGPGPRPAAGARGSCSHRCGDQDGLCSCHPTCSGLSSCCSDFRDFCLEVSPYSGSMMGGKDFVVQHLSWFNSTNGVICRFKESIQTLGHVDSFGRVHCVSPLLYETGRIPFTLSMDNGRSFPRSGTWLAVHPSKVSQTEKSELVNETHWQYHGTAGITGNLTVTWEPSALSAQSVTIELWGYEETGKPYSDKWAAKWSYLYPLATSIPNSGFFTFTPKPAPPNYQKWEVGALRIINSKYYAGEKDVQALWSSEHALAWHLGEDFQADPEAWARAQCLAWEELENQLPNFLPELPDCPCTLAQARADSGRFHTDYGCDIEHGSVCTYHPGAVHCVRSVQASPQYASGQQCCYTEAGTLLLTADSTGGSTPDRGHDWGAPPFRTPPRVPGLSHWLYDVVSFYHCCLWAPECSRYMRRRPSSDCRSYRPSRLASAFGDPHFVTFDGANFSFNGRGEYVLLEATLTNLRVQGRAQPRTTSEGPQDRGTGLVAVAVQEGNSDVVEVRLAGEGRVLQVLLNQEVLSFTEQSWMDLKGMFLSVAAQDSVSIMLSSGAGLEVSVQGPFLSVTVLLPEKFLTHTQGLLGTLNDDPTDDFTLRNGKVLPPKATSRELFRFGADWAVENASSLLTYDSWSLVNNFLYQSKHDYSFQPLFPEETVPDPRQATEAAELCGDNDFCIFDVMATGSLSVGNATRMAHQGHQHRVQSLQPVTSCGWLAPPRNGRKEGIRYLSGSTVSFRCDSGYSLFGSEASTCQADGTWSRPTPVCQPARSYTVLLSIIFGGLAVVALVALTYVLLRHRKRNVASWGSQP; this is encoded by the exons ATGatgctgcccctcctgctctgggccctgctgctgctgctggctaCAGTCCCCGGGCCGGGCCCCCGGCCTGCAGCAG GTGCCAGGGGGAGCTGCTCCCACCGCTGTGGAGACCAGGATGGGCTGTGCTCCTGCCACCCGACCTGCTCCGGCCTGAGCTCCTGCTGCTCGGACTTTCGGGACTTCTGCCTAGAAGTCTCACCCTACTCGGGCTCCATGATGGGCGGCAAGGACTTCGTAGTGCAGCACCTCAGCTGGTTCAACTCCACCAATGGCGTGATCTGCAG GTTTAAGGAGAGCATCCAGACCCTCGGGCATGTGGACTCCTTTGGACGTGTGCACTGTGTGTCCCCCTTGCTCTATGAGACAGGCCGCATCCCCTTCACACTCTCCATGGACAATGGTCGCTCCTTCCCACGCTCGGGGACCTGGCTAGCCG tgCACCCCAGCAAGGTGTCGCAGACGGAGAAGAGCGAGCTGGTGAACGAGACCCACTGGCAATACCATGGCACGGCTGGCATCACGGGCAACCTCACCGTGACCTGGGAGCCCTCGGCTCTGTCCGCGCAGTCTGTCACCATTGAGCTCTGGGGTTATGAGGAGACAG GGAAGCCCTATTCAGATAAGTGGGCAGCAAAGTGGTCGTACCTGTACCCCCTGGCCACAAGCATCCCCAACTCTGGCTTCTTCACCTTCACTCCGAAACCCGCACCTCCAAACTACCAGAAATGGGAAGTGGGTGCACTTCGGATCATCAACAGCAAATACTACGCAGGGGAGAA GGACGTGCAGGCCCTCTGGAGCAGCGAGCACGCGCTGGCCTGGCACCTGGGTGAGGACTTCCAGGCAGACCCCGAGGCCTGGGCCCGGGCCCAGTGCCTGGCCTGGGAAGAGCTGGAGAACCAACTGCCCAACTTCCTGCCGGAGCTGCCTGACTGCCCCTGCACCCTGGCTCAGGCCCGGGCTGACTCAGGCCGCTTCCAC ACGGACTACGGCTGTGACATTGAGCACGGCAGCGTGTGCACCTACCACCCCGGGGCCGTGCACTGTGTGCGCTCCGTGCAAGCCAG cccccagtacGCCTCCGGCCAGCAGTGCTGCTACACAGAGGCCGGCACCCTGCTCCTGACAGCCGACTCAACCGGGGGCAGCACCCCGGACCGCGGCCACGACTGGGGCGCGCCCCCGTTCCGCACACCACCCCGCGTGCCTGGCCTCTCCCATTGGCTCTACGATGTCGTCAGTTTCTATCACTGCTGTCTCTGGGCGCCTGAGTGCTCCCGGTACATGCGGCGGCGGCCCTCCAGTGACTGTCGCAGCTACCGGCCGTCGCGCCTAG ccTCCGCTTTCGGGGACCCACATTTTGTCACCTTTGACGGTGCCAACTTCTCGTTCAACGGGCGTGGCGAGTACGTGCTGCTGGAGGCCACGCTGACCAACTTGAGGGTGCAGGGGCGGGCCCAGCCCCGGACAACTTCGGAGG GCCCGCAGGACCGGGGCACGGGGCTGGTGGCCGTGGCCGTGCAGGAGGGCAACTCCGACGTGGTGGAGGTCCGGCTGGCTGGCGAGGGCCGGGTCCTGCAGGTGCTGCTGAACCAGGAGGTGCTCAGCTTCACCGAGCAGAGCTGGATGGACCTGAAGG GTATGTTCCTGTCCGTAGCTGCCCAGGACAGCGTATCCATCATGCTGTCATCAGGGGCTGGCCTGGAGGTCAGCGTCCAGGGTCCATTCCTGAGTGTGACTGTCCTCCTGCCTGAGAAGTTCCTTACCCACACGCAAGGCCTTCTCGGGACACTGAATGATGACCCCACCGATGACTTCACCCTGCGCAACGGGAAGGTCTTGCCCCCCAAGGCCACTTCCCGCGAGCTCTTCCGCTTTGGGGCCGACT GGGCCGTGGAGAACGCCTCGTCCCTGCTCACCTATGACTCCTGGTCCCTGGTCAACAACTTCCTGTATCAGTCCAAGCATGACTACAGCTTTCAGCCCCTGTTCCCCGAGGAGACCGTCCCCGACCCCCGTCAGGCCACTGAGGCAGCTGAATTGTGTGGAGACAACGATTTCTGCATATTCGACGTGATGGCCACTGGGAGCCTGAGCGTGGGCAATGCTACGCGGATGGCCCACCAGGGGCACCAGCATCGTGTGCAGAGCCTGCAGCCTG TGACGTCCTGTGGCTGGCTGGCTCCGCCCCGCAATGGGCGCAAGGAGGGTATCAGGTACCTGTCGGGCTCCACCGTCTCCTTCCGCTGTGACAGCGGCTACAGCCTGTTTGGGTCGGAGGCGAGCACCTGCCAGGCTGATGGCACCTGGTCCAGGCCCACCCCCGTGTGCCAGCCAG CGCGGAGCTACACGGTGCTGCTGAGCATCATCTTCGGAGGCCTGGCGGTGGTGGCTCTGGTCGCGCTCACCTATGTGCTGCTGCGTCACAGGAAGCGCAACGT GGCCAGCTGGGGTTCGCAGCCCTGA